From the Leptolyngbya sp. O-77 genome, one window contains:
- a CDS encoding SDR family oxidoreductase has product MKACVVGATGRTGRRIVEELVRREIPVRAVVRNLERGREVLPPAAELVVGDVLQPDSLKAAIAHCTVVLCATGAAPSFDPTGPYKTDLEGTKNLVDACKAQGIQHVVLVSSLCVSKLFHPLNLFWLILVWKKQAEEYLQQSGLTYTIVRPGGLLEDDLPDAVVMQGPDTLFDGRIPRQKVAEVCVEALTLPEARNKIVEVVARPDAPARSYGELFGAIA; this is encoded by the coding sequence ATGAAGGCTTGTGTGGTAGGCGCAACGGGGCGCACGGGGCGACGCATTGTGGAAGAGCTGGTGCGGCGAGAGATTCCTGTGCGGGCGGTGGTGCGAAACCTGGAGCGGGGGCGCGAGGTGTTGCCCCCGGCTGCCGAGTTGGTGGTGGGCGACGTGCTGCAACCGGACAGCCTGAAAGCGGCGATCGCCCATTGTACTGTCGTGCTTTGCGCCACCGGAGCCGCCCCCAGCTTCGACCCGACGGGCCCTTACAAAACAGACCTGGAAGGCACAAAGAATCTGGTGGATGCCTGCAAAGCGCAGGGCATTCAGCACGTTGTTCTGGTATCGTCGCTCTGCGTATCCAAGCTATTTCATCCGCTTAACTTGTTCTGGCTGATCCTGGTGTGGAAGAAGCAGGCGGAGGAATACCTTCAGCAGAGCGGTTTGACCTATACGATCGTGCGGCCCGGTGGGCTACTGGAAGATGACCTGCCCGATGCGGTGGTGATGCAGGGCCCAGACACGCTGTTTGACGGGCGCATTCCCCGCCAAAAGGTGGCAGAAGTCTGCGTAGAAGCGCTAACCTTACCGGAAGCCCGCAATAAGATTGTGGAAGTGGTGGCCCGTCCCGATGCCCCCGCCCGTTCCTATGGTGAACTGTTTGGGGCGATCGCCTAA
- a CDS encoding metal-sensing transcriptional repressor — translation MTAPKLSQNSSEHSHSQSDAAHLHTDPATPEHAHIHSEESLRQILNRLSRIEGHIRGIKLMVQESRPCPDVLVQIAAVRGALDRVARVILDEHLTECVGRAAQNGNIEQELEALKAALDRFLP, via the coding sequence ATGACCGCCCCCAAGCTTTCGCAAAACAGCTCTGAGCATTCCCATTCGCAGTCTGATGCGGCGCATCTGCATACCGACCCTGCGACGCCCGAACACGCCCACATCCACAGCGAGGAATCGCTCCGGCAAATCCTCAACCGGCTATCTCGAATTGAGGGGCACATTCGCGGCATCAAGCTGATGGTGCAAGAAAGCCGCCCCTGTCCTGATGTGCTGGTGCAAATTGCTGCTGTGCGGGGAGCGCTGGATCGCGTGGCGCGGGTCATCTTGGACGAACACCTGACCGAGTGCGTCGGCCGCGCTGCCCAGAATGGCAATATCGAGCAAGAACTGGAAGCCCTGAAAGCCGCGCTGGATCGATTTTTGCCGTAG
- a CDS encoding glycoside hydrolase family protein — protein sequence MTLIPPSPTSSPKPLPSKRSTVTRILLMGALALMALPVVEKVMGWDGSLPRSGEPVGSVTPIPLRMKGGDPYIRALMRTISASESNDPRPYSLIYGGDRFEDFSQHPDRCVPIVAGPNLGDCTTAAGRYQFITSTWLEQAQIYHPNPSGLWRWRSYSFEPEYQDAVVYAWLSDPQAWGVDLAQLLREGAIEDVLYILSPTWTSLGYGIETNSMSASLPYIYEEMLREELAIAGN from the coding sequence GTGACTCTGATTCCTCCTTCTCCAACCTCATCCCCCAAGCCGCTGCCGTCCAAGCGCAGCACCGTGACCCGCATTTTGCTGATGGGGGCGCTGGCGCTGATGGCGCTGCCTGTCGTGGAAAAAGTGATGGGCTGGGACGGATCTCTGCCCCGGAGTGGAGAACCCGTCGGCAGCGTCACGCCGATTCCCCTGCGGATGAAGGGCGGCGACCCCTACATTCGAGCGCTAATGCGGACGATTTCTGCCAGCGAGTCCAACGATCCGCGTCCCTATTCGCTGATCTATGGGGGCGATCGCTTCGAGGATTTTTCCCAGCATCCCGACCGCTGCGTTCCCATCGTCGCAGGGCCCAATCTGGGCGATTGCACCACGGCTGCGGGCCGCTACCAGTTCATCACCTCCACCTGGCTAGAGCAGGCGCAGATCTATCACCCCAACCCGTCTGGCCTGTGGCGCTGGCGCAGCTACAGCTTTGAGCCAGAATATCAGGATGCTGTGGTCTATGCCTGGCTCAGCGACCCCCAGGCCTGGGGCGTAGACCTAGCCCAACTGCTGCGTGAAGGGGCGATTGAGGACGTGCTGTATATCCTTTCCCCCACCTGGACCAGCCTGGGCTACGGCATCGAAACCAATTCCATGAGCGCCTCGCTGCCCTATATCTACGAGGAGATGCTGCGGGAGGAACTGGCGATCGCCGGAAACTGA
- a CDS encoding metal ABC transporter ATP-binding protein, producing MQEVVLAVEGLTVYRESYAAVQDVSFVLEAGTDTAIVGPNGAGKSTLVQAVLGILPRQSGHVQCLGHPLSPSGKLPMSVRRRIAYLPQNLLFDRRIPMTVSELVGLGWDALGIQWPWAGQGDRHRAVLESLERVGASHLRHQPISGLSDGETKRVLLAYCLVRPRRLLILDEAPAGLDVRGESEFYRLLSQLKQEQGWAILQISHDLEMVRRHCDRVLCLNRRLLCQGIPEVALAPDNLAAAYGSEFVQYRHMH from the coding sequence TTGCAAGAGGTTGTGTTAGCCGTGGAGGGGCTGACGGTCTATCGAGAATCCTACGCGGCGGTGCAGGACGTGTCCTTTGTGCTGGAGGCAGGCACCGACACGGCGATCGTCGGCCCCAATGGCGCAGGCAAAAGCACGCTGGTGCAAGCGGTTTTGGGAATTTTGCCGCGCCAGTCGGGTCATGTGCAGTGTTTGGGACATCCGCTCAGCCCGTCGGGCAAGTTGCCCATGAGCGTGCGGCGGCGCATTGCCTATCTGCCGCAAAATCTGTTGTTTGACCGACGTATCCCGATGACCGTGAGTGAACTGGTGGGGCTGGGCTGGGACGCGCTGGGAATACAGTGGCCGTGGGCGGGGCAGGGCGATCGCCATCGGGCGGTGCTGGAGTCGCTGGAGCGAGTCGGCGCAAGCCATCTGCGCCATCAGCCCATCAGCGGCCTCTCCGATGGCGAAACCAAGCGGGTGCTGTTGGCCTATTGCCTGGTGCGTCCCCGGCGGCTGCTGATCCTCGATGAGGCTCCGGCGGGGCTGGATGTGCGCGGCGAGTCAGAGTTCTATCGCCTGCTCAGCCAGCTCAAACAAGAGCAGGGCTGGGCGATTTTGCAAATTTCTCACGACTTGGAAATGGTGCGCCGACACTGCGATCGCGTGCTGTGCCTGAACCGCCGCCTGCTGTGTCAGGGCATTCCCGAAGTAGCGCTCGCTCCCGACAACTTGGCTGCTGCCTACGGCTCAGAGTTTGTGCAATATCGACACATGCATTAG
- a CDS encoding AMIN domain-containing protein, with product MQQATRRNGTQNSTLSGTRLKRWGASLGLVVMAANPAMIGLGAIATLLSTTAAPVQASTLTQWQFDPASTQLEVTVPAGVTPRTFLLAQPTRIVMDLPNTDVGAVSAGQVYGGAVRQVRVSQFQPGLTRIVMELSPDATLAPEQVQLQQVGPASSGQSRWVLRPVLVGATTTATQPVAPSIPPAEPFGLSAAPPVAPVVPQPAALPESVQPQVSQPQLSPLHQPLPQPAPPPVIATTPSQSSPIPPELAGSNTTVRIRRNELPVETPLPSAPPVPVEIPPAAPATAPPASLPAAALQTMPATLQTTPPGATAPSAVSIPTLPSSSASGAWQIPATLPPSAPDGRPVTVTIPPLDAAPAAVPSAVPSAVPSAAPAAAPILPDPLPPIAPAPVASTPEPHCFD from the coding sequence ATGCAACAGGCAACACGGCGGAATGGAACGCAGAACAGTACGCTGAGCGGCACGCGCTTGAAGCGATGGGGCGCAAGTTTGGGATTGGTGGTGATGGCTGCAAACCCGGCCATGATTGGGCTGGGGGCGATCGCCACCCTCCTCTCCACAACCGCCGCGCCCGTCCAGGCCTCCACCCTCACCCAGTGGCAGTTTGACCCCGCCAGCACACAGCTAGAGGTGACGGTGCCCGCAGGCGTTACGCCACGCACGTTTTTGCTGGCGCAGCCGACGCGAATTGTCATGGATCTGCCCAACACCGATGTGGGCGCAGTGTCGGCTGGGCAAGTCTATGGCGGCGCAGTGCGGCAGGTGCGCGTGAGCCAGTTTCAGCCTGGGCTAACGCGAATTGTGATGGAACTGTCGCCCGATGCCACCCTTGCGCCAGAGCAGGTGCAGCTTCAGCAGGTGGGCCCTGCGTCCAGCGGACAGAGCCGCTGGGTGCTGCGTCCGGTGCTGGTGGGGGCGACGACCACTGCAACTCAGCCCGTTGCGCCGTCTATCCCGCCTGCGGAACCGTTCGGACTTTCTGCCGCGCCGCCCGTTGCGCCAGTCGTGCCCCAGCCTGCGGCTCTGCCTGAATCTGTTCAGCCACAAGTTTCCCAGCCGCAGCTTTCCCCCCTGCATCAGCCCCTTCCCCAGCCCGCGCCGCCGCCTGTCATTGCCACAACGCCGTCCCAGTCCTCTCCGATTCCGCCTGAGCTAGCGGGCAGCAATACCACCGTGCGAATTCGTCGCAACGAGCTACCAGTTGAAACGCCGTTGCCAAGCGCCCCGCCTGTGCCCGTTGAGATTCCGCCCGCAGCCCCGGCGACAGCACCACCCGCCAGTTTACCCGCTGCGGCGCTGCAAACCATGCCAGCGACACTGCAAACCACGCCACCAGGGGCGACTGCGCCCAGCGCGGTTTCGATTCCCACACTGCCTAGCAGCAGTGCTTCTGGCGCATGGCAGATTCCCGCAACCTTGCCACCCTCCGCGCCAGACGGGCGGCCGGTCACGGTGACGATTCCGCCCCTGGATGCGGCTCCTGCGGCGGTTCCCAGTGCGGTTCCCAGTGCAGTTCCCAGTGCGGCTCCTGCGGCGGCTCCAATTTTGCCCGATCCGCTGCCGCCGATTGCGCCTGCGCCAGTTGCGTCTACGCCCGAACCCCATTGTTTCGATTGA
- a CDS encoding metal ABC transporter permease, whose amino-acid sequence MSLQADLIRVIELFQFPFMQRALMGGVLTGLMGGMLGSFTILRQLSFFSDALGHSTLLGISLGVLMGISPSIVLLPSAVLFALGVNYLLQRTRLWTDALLNMIYSSSLAIAVIILSFIDSYKGGLNNLLFGDILAIQYSDLWTSGILLCICVLFVSLSLRTQMLMTLNEPLAIARGVSVEVHRTAFIVLLSLVVGVSIKAIGALLVSAFVVIPACASRLLSRTFSQYVLLSAALGAASALLGIVLSAWFNLPSGPSIVVTQLVIFLGAIAFSQLRPTAVRA is encoded by the coding sequence ATGTCTCTTCAAGCTGATTTGATTCGCGTAATTGAGCTATTTCAGTTCCCGTTTATGCAGCGGGCGCTGATGGGTGGCGTGCTGACAGGGCTAATGGGCGGCATGTTGGGCAGTTTCACCATCCTCAGACAGCTTTCGTTCTTTAGCGATGCCTTGGGGCATTCCACCTTGCTAGGCATTAGCCTGGGCGTGCTAATGGGCATTAGTCCGTCGATTGTGTTGCTGCCGTCGGCCGTGTTGTTTGCGTTGGGCGTGAATTACTTGCTGCAACGTACTCGCCTCTGGACAGACGCACTGCTGAACATGATCTATTCTTCATCGCTGGCGATCGCCGTCATTATCCTCAGCTTTATTGACTCCTATAAAGGCGGCCTCAACAATCTCCTGTTTGGAGACATTTTGGCTATTCAGTATTCTGACTTGTGGACGAGCGGCATTCTGCTTTGCATCTGTGTTCTATTCGTCAGCCTGTCGCTGCGGACACAAATGCTGATGACGCTGAATGAACCGCTGGCGATCGCCCGTGGGGTATCTGTTGAGGTTCACCGCACGGCGTTTATCGTGCTGCTGTCGCTCGTCGTCGGGGTGTCGATCAAGGCGATTGGGGCGCTGCTGGTGAGCGCCTTTGTGGTGATTCCAGCCTGCGCGTCGCGACTGCTGAGCCGCACTTTCTCCCAGTACGTGCTGCTGTCGGCCGCGCTAGGAGCCGCCAGCGCTCTGTTGGGCATTGTTCTATCGGCCTGGTTTAACCTGCCGTCTGGGCCCAGCATCGTCGTGACGCAGTTGGTAATTTTTTTGGGGGCGATCGCCTTCTCCCAGCTTCGGCCCACCGCCGTCCGCGCCTGA
- a CDS encoding HhoA/HhoB/HtrA family serine endopeptidase, with protein sequence MQRDRFMNGLKLQAPRRVVARLMMVFLCGLLLLNPLATPAASADVPVGAARGSSFVAAAVNRVGPAVVRIDTERTVSRNVDPMFNDPFFRQFFGDGMMPPGGRYEERLRGQGSGFIISADGTILTNAHVVDDADRVTVRLKDGRQFDGEVRGVDEVTDLAVVKINTSDRLPVATLGDSDAVQVGDWAIAVGNPLGLDNTVTLGIVSTLNRSSADVGIPDKRLDFIQTDAAINPGNSGGPLLNEKGEVIGINTAIRANAMGIGFAIPINKAKDISTRLARGESVQHPYLGVQIATLTPEQARDNNEDPNATLILPEVNGALVMGIVPDSPAAKGGIRRGDVITQVNGQAITRADQLQTIVENSELGKPLQITVKRGDLTRTLSVRTAELQPAGKSSSALR encoded by the coding sequence ATGCAACGGGACAGGTTCATGAATGGGCTGAAGTTACAAGCGCCGCGTCGGGTTGTGGCGCGGCTGATGATGGTGTTTTTGTGTGGGCTGCTGTTGCTCAATCCGCTAGCAACTCCAGCCGCGTCGGCTGATGTGCCCGTGGGGGCAGCGCGCGGGAGCAGCTTTGTGGCAGCAGCGGTGAACCGGGTCGGGCCGGCGGTCGTGCGGATTGACACGGAGCGCACGGTTTCTCGAAACGTAGACCCGATGTTCAACGATCCCTTTTTCCGCCAGTTCTTTGGCGATGGCATGATGCCCCCTGGCGGTCGCTATGAGGAGCGACTGCGCGGGCAGGGGTCGGGATTTATCATCAGCGCCGATGGCACGATCTTGACCAATGCCCATGTGGTGGACGATGCCGACCGGGTGACGGTGCGCCTGAAAGATGGTCGCCAGTTTGATGGCGAAGTGCGCGGCGTAGACGAAGTGACCGACCTGGCAGTGGTGAAGATTAACACGAGCGATCGCCTTCCGGTGGCCACGCTGGGCGACTCGGACGCGGTGCAGGTGGGGGACTGGGCGATCGCCGTTGGCAATCCCCTGGGACTGGATAACACCGTCACCTTGGGCATCGTCAGCACGCTCAACCGCTCCAGTGCCGACGTGGGCATTCCCGACAAGCGCCTAGACTTTATTCAAACCGATGCCGCGATTAACCCCGGCAACTCTGGCGGCCCCCTGCTCAACGAGAAGGGCGAAGTCATTGGCATCAACACCGCCATCCGCGCCAATGCAATGGGCATCGGCTTTGCCATCCCAATAAACAAAGCAAAGGACATTTCCACCCGGCTAGCTCGCGGCGAGTCTGTGCAGCACCCCTACCTGGGCGTGCAAATTGCCACGCTGACTCCAGAACAAGCGCGAGACAACAACGAAGACCCCAACGCGACCCTGATTTTGCCAGAGGTGAACGGGGCGCTGGTCATGGGGATTGTGCCCGATTCCCCCGCTGCCAAGGGCGGCATCCGTCGCGGTGATGTGATTACGCAGGTGAATGGGCAAGCCATTACCCGTGCTGACCAGTTGCAAACCATTGTGGAAAACAGTGAACTGGGCAAGCCGCTCCAGATTACGGTAAAGCGCGGCGATCTGACCCGCACACTATCGGTTCGCACCGCAGAACTGCAACCTGCTGGGAAGAGCAGCAGCGCACTCCGCTAA